The following are encoded together in the Methanosarcina flavescens genome:
- a CDS encoding phenylacetate--CoA ligase family protein — MKYWQPKYETMNPEEMKKLQLKRLQRSLKLVYENVPFYRQKFKEAGVTPEDIKTLDDIRKVPFTRKAYLRENYPFGLFAARKEDIVRIHASSGTSGKPTVVGYTAKDIETWSDLIARDLTMIGLSAGDIIQNSMNYGLFTGGLGFHYGVERMGAMIVPAATGNTARQLEMMVDFGVTAVHCTPSYAFYLAETAEELDLVDKLSLKAAIFGGESWSENTRKQLEKRLNLKAYDCYGLSEMFGPGIGFECQEQDGLHIWSDNFLVEVLDENGEQVSEGEKGELVLTSINKEGFCNIRYRTGDMTKLLESECDCGRTTTKISRLMGRADDMLIVRGINVFPSQIQDVISRIPQVGDHFQLILDRNKHMLDELTIEVELEDNAFTGELKDLKAVQDYVQRELKSVLNIRTNVELLEKGSIERTAGKAKRIIDRRPQL; from the coding sequence ATGAAGTACTGGCAGCCGAAATACGAAACAATGAATCCCGAAGAAATGAAGAAATTACAGCTTAAACGCCTTCAACGGAGCTTAAAGCTGGTCTATGAAAATGTTCCTTTTTACAGGCAGAAATTCAAGGAAGCTGGAGTCACTCCCGAGGATATTAAAACTCTCGATGATATCCGTAAAGTGCCTTTTACCCGAAAAGCCTACCTTCGGGAAAACTATCCTTTTGGGCTTTTTGCTGCCAGAAAAGAAGATATAGTGCGTATCCACGCCTCGTCCGGCACAAGCGGGAAGCCCACAGTCGTAGGGTATACGGCAAAGGATATCGAGACCTGGTCGGATTTGATTGCCAGAGATCTCACAATGATAGGGCTTTCTGCAGGCGATATAATCCAGAACTCCATGAATTATGGGCTCTTTACAGGAGGCCTGGGTTTCCACTACGGCGTTGAAAGGATGGGCGCAATGATCGTGCCGGCTGCAACCGGAAATACCGCCCGGCAGCTAGAGATGATGGTCGACTTCGGGGTAACAGCTGTGCACTGTACGCCCTCGTATGCCTTTTACCTTGCCGAAACGGCTGAAGAACTCGACCTTGTAGACAAACTCTCATTGAAAGCCGCTATCTTCGGTGGTGAGTCCTGGTCGGAAAATACGCGCAAACAGCTTGAAAAGCGGCTCAACCTCAAAGCCTATGACTGCTACGGACTATCCGAGATGTTCGGGCCTGGAATAGGTTTTGAGTGCCAGGAGCAGGACGGGCTGCACATCTGGAGCGATAATTTTCTTGTTGAAGTCCTTGATGAAAACGGAGAGCAGGTCTCAGAAGGCGAAAAAGGAGAACTTGTCCTCACCTCCATCAACAAGGAAGGCTTCTGCAACATCAGGTACCGCACAGGCGACATGACAAAACTTCTTGAATCCGAATGCGACTGCGGCAGAACCACCACAAAAATTTCCCGCCTCATGGGCAGGGCCGACGACATGCTGATCGTGAGAGGAATCAATGTTTTCCCCTCCCAGATCCAGGACGTCATCTCCCGGATTCCGCAGGTGGGCGATCACTTCCAGCTAATTCTTGACCGCAACAAACACATGCTCGACGAACTCACAATCGAAGTCGAGCTAGAAGACAATGCCTTTACCGGCGAACTCAAAGACCTCAAAGCCGTCCAGGACTACGTCCAGCGTGAACTCAAGTCTGTCCTAAACATCCGCACAAACGTCGAACTCCTTGAGAAAGGCAGCATCGAGAGAACTGCAGGCAAGGCAAAGAGAATCATCGACAGGCGCCCGCAGCTCTGA
- a CDS encoding COG1470 family protein: MLIPVSFAQPDKLTGNVTCENGTCEDSNISKPVADNEGYTLHTINSTYYSVYLTPGSSETFNVSFTNEGNKKLNVAPKVMTVPGSIYSLNKSWITISPTKVTADPGIKQNFAVEVNVPEDANSGVYYAKIIFTNDTYPQEYGTSQYVNVLDLEITVPKLEFQKAFIFDNVDPGKEYVYKIKIKNLASKDVTIDPKILDIEHVPEPAFSSDLIEISAPSVIKAGVMNLLPFLS; this comes from the coding sequence GTGTTAATACCGGTTTCGTTTGCTCAGCCTGATAAGCTTACCGGAAATGTAACCTGCGAGAACGGAACTTGCGAAGATTCTAATATCTCTAAACCGGTAGCAGACAACGAAGGTTACACCCTACACACAATAAACTCGACCTATTATTCTGTGTATCTCACGCCGGGAAGCAGTGAGACCTTCAATGTCAGTTTCACGAACGAAGGTAACAAAAAGCTCAATGTAGCTCCGAAAGTTATGACTGTGCCTGGCAGTATCTACTCCCTCAACAAAAGCTGGATTACAATATCCCCGACAAAAGTGACTGCAGATCCGGGCATAAAACAGAACTTTGCGGTTGAAGTAAATGTGCCTGAGGATGCAAACAGCGGAGTATATTATGCTAAGATAATCTTTACAAATGACACGTATCCTCAAGAATACGGCACATCCCAGTATGTTAATGTACTGGATCTCGAGATCACAGTGCCTAAGCTTGAGTTTCAGAAAGCCTTCATTTTCGATAATGTTGATCCAGGAAAGGAATATGTATACAAGATAAAAATTAAAAATTTAGCAAGCAAAGATGTAACTATAGATCCGAAAATACTGGACATCGAACATGTTCCTGAACCCGCTTTCAGTAGCGACCTGATAGAGATTTCTGCGCCTTCAGTCATAAAAGCTGGTGTAATGAACCTCCTTCCGTTCCTTTCGTAA
- a CDS encoding PKD domain-containing protein: protein MKNNRKSLWRMTAIVLTTLLMLTLLSEGVYAKCIVTPTPLGAGTPPATARISSGNNRIDYTAVAASSSDPRVVQFKDLSKGKVTYIRWDFGDGTHLEGTKITPALKNPVHKYKKTGFYISCMTIKCEGCVGKLWVHKNIVIK, encoded by the coding sequence ATGAAAAATAATAGAAAGTCTTTATGGAGAATGACAGCGATTGTTCTCACCACGCTGTTGATGTTGACTCTATTGTCTGAAGGAGTCTATGCAAAATGTATCGTAACCCCCACTCCCCTAGGCGCAGGGACTCCTCCAGCAACAGCCCGTATATCCAGTGGGAATAATCGTATTGATTATACAGCAGTAGCCGCTTCAAGTAGTGATCCACGAGTAGTGCAGTTTAAGGACCTCTCAAAAGGTAAAGTGACGTATATTAGATGGGACTTTGGTGACGGGACTCATCTCGAAGGAACAAAAATAACCCCAGCATTGAAAAACCCGGTACATAAGTATAAAAAGACTGGTTTTTACATCAGTTGTATGACTATTAAGTGTGAAGGTTGTGTTGGTAAGCTGTGGGTCCATAAGAATATTGTTATTAAGTAG
- a CDS encoding DUF1294 domain-containing protein, with amino-acid sequence MTEVIYLLFPISYAVLNAASFTLYGMDKFKAKNAGWRISEQNLLIASLFGPIGALLGMQHFRHKTQKPIFKILVPAFAGVHLLLVLWINL; translated from the coding sequence ATGACAGAAGTTATATATCTACTTTTTCCTATTTCTTATGCCGTTCTTAATGCAGCCTCTTTTACACTGTATGGAATGGATAAATTCAAAGCGAAAAACGCAGGGTGGAGAATCTCTGAGCAGAACTTGCTGATTGCTTCTCTCTTCGGTCCGATAGGTGCACTGCTCGGGATGCAGCACTTCAGGCATAAGACCCAGAAGCCCATATTCAAAATTCTTGTACCTGCCTTTGCTGGAGTTCACCTCCTGCTTGTGCTCTGGATCAATCTGTGA
- a CDS encoding fumarate hydratase produces the protein MPSKISRETFIQSIADLLRKAEIELPEDVVDALRKAETAEENSVAKSQLQAILKNIEIAKKHGVPMCQDTGIMIFFAEIGNEFQPSFDIEAAIQEAVILATAKIPLRPNAVDPLSRKNSGNNTGTGIPDIHWKLVPGNHLKITVAPKGAGSENMSSLRMFNPTDTGNIKNFVLETIVNAGGMPCPPLTIGVGIGGSFDAAARLAKEALLEPLDTQMEGLEREILEAVNALGIGCMGLGGSITALAVHVKTAHCHTASLPVAVNIQCWANRHASIVFGGEE, from the coding sequence TTGCCCTCAAAAATCAGCCGTGAAACCTTTATCCAGTCTATTGCAGACCTTTTGCGAAAAGCGGAAATCGAACTTCCTGAAGATGTGGTGGATGCACTCAGAAAAGCCGAAACCGCCGAAGAAAACTCTGTTGCAAAATCCCAGCTCCAGGCAATCCTGAAGAATATTGAGATTGCAAAAAAGCATGGAGTTCCCATGTGCCAGGATACGGGTATAATGATCTTTTTTGCAGAGATTGGAAACGAATTTCAGCCAAGTTTTGACATCGAAGCTGCGATTCAGGAGGCTGTAATCCTTGCGACAGCTAAAATTCCACTCCGCCCGAATGCTGTAGATCCATTGTCCCGGAAAAACAGCGGGAACAATACAGGGACTGGAATTCCGGATATTCACTGGAAGCTCGTTCCCGGAAATCATTTAAAAATTACTGTTGCTCCCAAAGGCGCAGGCTCGGAAAACATGAGCTCTTTGCGGATGTTTAACCCGACAGATACCGGGAATATCAAAAACTTTGTACTCGAGACCATAGTGAATGCCGGAGGGATGCCCTGCCCTCCTTTGACCATAGGAGTCGGAATTGGGGGTTCTTTTGATGCAGCAGCCAGGCTTGCAAAAGAAGCTCTGCTTGAGCCCCTTGACACCCAGATGGAAGGATTGGAAAGAGAAATCCTTGAGGCTGTAAACGCGCTCGGGATAGGCTGTATGGGTTTGGGAGGTAGCATAACCGCCCTTGCAGTGCACGTGAAAACTGCTCATTGCCACACCGCATCCCTTCCGGTTGCAGTAAATATCCAGTGCTGGGCAAACCGGCATGCTTCGATTGTTTTTGGAGGGGAAGAATAA
- a CDS encoding FumA C-terminus/TtdB family hydratase beta subunit — protein sequence MEYHLKTPLEIEDIKKLNAGDIVYISGEILTARDEAHARILEMDEKQEKLPFSLEGAVIYHCGPLMQQTENGWKVISAGPTTSGRMSKMTPPLLRSHGIRAIIGKGGMKGVTDALKGKCVYLAYTGGCAALAAELIKEVKAVHWLDLGMPEAAWVLSVEEFGPLIVGIDAKGKDIFSEVREKAQEKFEKQK from the coding sequence ATGGAATATCACCTGAAAACCCCGCTGGAGATCGAAGATATAAAGAAACTCAACGCCGGAGACATCGTCTATATCTCGGGAGAAATCCTGACAGCCAGGGATGAAGCCCATGCAAGGATCCTTGAAATGGACGAAAAGCAAGAGAAACTTCCTTTCTCCCTTGAAGGGGCAGTAATCTATCATTGTGGCCCACTTATGCAGCAAACCGAGAACGGCTGGAAAGTAATTTCGGCAGGCCCTACAACCAGCGGCAGAATGTCAAAAATGACGCCACCTCTCCTGAGATCTCACGGAATTCGGGCAATTATTGGAAAAGGCGGTATGAAAGGCGTAACTGATGCCCTGAAGGGCAAATGTGTTTATCTGGCTTATACAGGCGGATGTGCAGCCCTTGCCGCAGAATTAATCAAGGAGGTAAAAGCAGTCCACTGGCTTGATCTTGGAATGCCTGAAGCTGCATGGGTGCTCAGTGTAGAAGAGTTCGGGCCGCTTATAGTAGGGATTGATGCAAAAGGAAAGGATATTTTCTCAGAGGTAAGGGAAAAAGCTCAAGAAAAGTTTGAAAAGCAGAAATAA
- a CDS encoding ArsR family transcriptional regulator yields the protein MKNYISIFFTVEVMRSSLITVLLSSEKRTDLLLLLKEKPRTIEEINSELGTNSVAILPQLKKLKENGLVIHEDKVYELSLLGRIIVQKMESLVIAFRQLENDYY from the coding sequence ATGAAAAATTATATATCTATCTTTTTTACAGTAGAAGTGATGAGATCTTCTCTGATCACAGTTCTTCTCTCTTCCGAAAAAAGGACCGATTTGCTTCTCCTTCTCAAAGAGAAACCCCGGACAATTGAGGAAATCAATAGTGAGCTTGGTACGAACTCCGTTGCAATCCTGCCCCAGCTAAAAAAGCTAAAAGAAAATGGGCTTGTAATTCATGAAGATAAGGTATACGAACTTTCCCTACTCGGCAGAATTATTGTTCAGAAAATGGAATCCCTTGTAATCGCCTTCAGGCAGCTTGAGAATGATTATTATTAA
- a CDS encoding MFS transporter, with the protein MFILVIDTTIMNVSISALIEEFNTNVATVQAAITLYALVMASFMITRGKIGDIIGRRKAFRMGLIIYGTGSLLTSISPTMAVLFLGWSILEGFGATFVMPAIQTLVTSNYSGKDRALAYGIIGGIVAGAIALGPIIGGWLTTAYTWRYAFAGEVVIVVLVLLLSRYILDAPLETEKRPKLDIVGTILSALGVGLVVFGVLLAGTYGWWKARQPFYIGGVEISPFDLSPTPVFILAGVIILLCFALWERHVINQGKMPLIRVDVLRDRGVTSGVFTQMIQTLLFGGFLFSMALFFQIALGLNAMQTGFLYLPLSIPLLIASLAASRLSALIAPKRIIQAGLFILIAGLFLAIATINVEVKGLGLLTGFALIGIGGGLIAPQVMNLVLSQVAPERTSETAALMSASQNLGMSIGTALMGSIVIGGLIVGATALIDDNAVIPEDIKPSAISAVKENAIFLSDEELMAILKDAPPELSQDVLRINEIARIVGIKASLWGLVIVAVLGIIISIFLPPEILMSPQTEQ; encoded by the coding sequence ATGTTCATACTCGTTATTGACACAACAATTATGAACGTTTCAATTTCGGCACTTATAGAGGAGTTTAATACAAATGTTGCTACTGTCCAGGCTGCCATTACCCTCTATGCCCTTGTAATGGCATCATTTATGATCACCAGGGGAAAGATCGGAGATATTATTGGCAGAAGAAAGGCATTCAGGATGGGACTAATTATCTACGGTACTGGTTCTCTCCTGACTTCAATCAGCCCGACAATGGCTGTACTGTTTTTAGGCTGGTCAATCCTCGAAGGTTTTGGGGCAACCTTTGTCATGCCTGCTATCCAGACGCTCGTGACTTCAAACTATAGCGGAAAGGATCGTGCCCTTGCTTATGGCATAATAGGAGGAATTGTTGCAGGCGCAATTGCCCTTGGACCCATTATAGGAGGCTGGCTGACAACTGCGTACACCTGGAGGTATGCTTTTGCCGGAGAGGTTGTGATTGTGGTTCTTGTCCTGTTGTTAAGCCGGTACATTCTGGATGCGCCCCTTGAGACTGAAAAGAGACCAAAGCTGGATATAGTTGGCACAATACTTTCTGCACTTGGGGTAGGACTTGTTGTTTTTGGCGTGTTACTGGCAGGAACCTATGGCTGGTGGAAGGCACGTCAGCCCTTTTACATAGGAGGGGTTGAAATTTCCCCTTTCGACCTTTCCCCGACCCCGGTATTTATTTTAGCAGGGGTTATTATCCTGCTGTGCTTTGCTCTCTGGGAACGTCACGTCATTAATCAAGGAAAGATGCCGCTCATAAGGGTCGATGTGCTCAGGGACCGTGGGGTTACTTCAGGCGTTTTTACTCAGATGATCCAAACCCTTCTTTTTGGAGGTTTCCTGTTCAGCATGGCTCTCTTCTTTCAGATCGCTCTGGGCCTTAACGCGATGCAGACTGGCTTTCTCTACCTTCCCCTTTCCATACCGCTTTTAATTGCTTCGCTTGCAGCATCCCGATTATCTGCCCTTATAGCCCCAAAGCGCATCATCCAGGCTGGGCTGTTCATACTTATTGCAGGGCTTTTTCTGGCTATAGCAACCATCAATGTGGAGGTCAAAGGTCTTGGCCTGTTGACCGGGTTTGCCTTAATAGGTATAGGTGGGGGGCTTATAGCGCCCCAGGTAATGAACTTAGTACTTTCGCAGGTAGCTCCTGAAAGAACGAGCGAGACAGCTGCCCTTATGAGCGCTTCCCAGAACCTAGGCATGTCTATAGGAACTGCCCTGATGGGTTCCATCGTCATTGGAGGTCTGATAGTAGGAGCCACTGCCCTCATAGATGACAACGCTGTTATTCCGGAGGATATTAAGCCCTCTGCGATATCTGCAGTAAAGGAAAATGCCATCTTTTTGAGTGATGAAGAACTGATGGCTATCCTGAAAGATGCTCCTCCTGAGCTTTCACAGGATGTCTTGAGGATCAATGAAATCGCCCGCATTGTGGGGATAAAAGCCTCCCTCTGGGGGCTTGTAATTGTCGCGGTATTGGGCATAATCATCTCAATCTTCCTGCCGCCTGAGATTCTGATGTCTCCGCAAACAGAACAGTAA
- a CDS encoding HdeD family acid-resistance protein — protein sequence MEQPVDVAETSFGPDDEMGYAPLELPRWIVLLEGIIAILIGLFLLFRPGQTTIFLIQILGIFWLAEGILSVIGGLIYSGNRVWKLLSGILSIIAGAVILMYPIYSSAVVLTLFVIFIGIWAVITGVVKIVLSFKGGGRGIGIIGILTIILGLLLLVNFAAGVLVLPWVFGLFLILGGIGTLIEGFRT from the coding sequence ATGGAACAACCAGTTGATGTTGCGGAAACATCGTTCGGTCCTGATGACGAGATGGGTTATGCACCACTTGAATTACCCAGGTGGATTGTCTTGCTTGAAGGTATTATTGCTATTCTTATAGGCTTATTTCTCTTATTCAGGCCTGGTCAAACCACTATCTTTCTCATACAGATTTTAGGTATTTTCTGGCTGGCAGAAGGAATTCTTTCTGTTATAGGAGGGCTGATATACTCTGGGAACAGAGTATGGAAACTGCTGTCGGGCATCCTGAGCATTATTGCAGGAGCAGTTATACTGATGTACCCTATCTACAGTTCCGCTGTAGTTCTTACTTTATTCGTTATTTTCATAGGGATATGGGCTGTTATCACCGGAGTTGTGAAAATTGTCCTTTCCTTTAAAGGAGGAGGAAGGGGTATAGGAATCATCGGCATCCTAACCATAATTTTAGGCCTGCTTCTCCTAGTCAACTTTGCGGCAGGAGTTCTTGTTCTACCGTGGGTATTTGGGCTCTTCCTTATTCTCGGAGGGATCGGGACACTTATTGAAGGATTTAGAACGTGA
- a CDS encoding DUF367 family protein gives MKPTNQRDIPLYIYHARQCDPKKCTGRKLARFDLARLYDRIPRLPRSAILLDPTAEKALSPADDPRKGIIVLDCSWEEVERIFPELGKLNLEHRALPYLLAGNPVNFGRPLKLNSAEAFAAALYILGYKEQAERVLSKFNWGHSFLELNKEPLEEYATAKNSAEIVEIQSHYI, from the coding sequence ATGAAACCGACAAATCAACGGGATATTCCCCTTTATATCTACCATGCCAGGCAGTGTGACCCTAAAAAATGCACAGGAAGGAAACTGGCTCGCTTTGACCTTGCCCGCCTTTACGACAGGATACCAAGGCTGCCCAGGTCGGCGATCCTTCTGGATCCGACTGCTGAAAAAGCCCTTTCCCCAGCCGATGACCCAAGAAAAGGAATTATCGTGCTTGATTGTTCCTGGGAAGAGGTAGAGAGGATTTTTCCCGAGCTTGGGAAGCTGAACCTTGAGCATAGAGCCCTTCCCTACCTGCTCGCAGGCAATCCTGTGAATTTCGGAAGGCCCTTGAAACTTAATTCAGCTGAAGCCTTTGCAGCAGCTCTCTACATCCTGGGGTACAAAGAACAGGCTGAAAGAGTTCTCTCCAAGTTTAACTGGGGACATAGCTTTCTCGAGCTTAATAAGGAGCCGCTCGAAGAGTATGCAACCGCGAAGAATAGTGCTGAGATAGTGGAAATCCAGAGTCATTATATTTGA
- a CDS encoding TIGR00725 family protein, with translation MKIVTRKQIGVIGAGACCSETRLLAEMVGREVAKRGAVLLCGGLGGVMEAAAYGAKQEGGITLGILPGTRREEANPWIDLAVVSGMGHARNALIAQSSDALIAVSGEYGTLSEIAFGLKMGKPVVVLEPNWEIKGVHRAKSPEEAVELVFRLIEGNVKVKKIA, from the coding sequence GTGAAAATAGTGACCAGAAAACAGATTGGAGTTATAGGTGCAGGAGCTTGCTGCAGCGAAACAAGGCTTCTTGCAGAAATGGTAGGGAGAGAAGTAGCAAAACGAGGGGCAGTTTTACTCTGTGGAGGCCTGGGAGGAGTTATGGAGGCTGCAGCATACGGAGCAAAGCAGGAAGGAGGGATAACTCTTGGAATTCTGCCCGGAACCCGGAGAGAAGAAGCAAATCCTTGGATAGATCTTGCGGTCGTCAGTGGAATGGGACATGCCAGAAACGCGCTCATAGCTCAATCTTCGGATGCTTTGATCGCGGTCAGTGGGGAATATGGAACCCTTTCCGAGATAGCTTTCGGCCTGAAAATGGGAAAGCCTGTGGTCGTGCTTGAGCCAAACTGGGAAATCAAAGGTGTTCACAGGGCGAAAAGTCCTGAAGAGGCTGTAGAACTCGTTTTCAGGCTGATTGAAGGTAATGTAAAAGTTAAGAAGATTGCCTGA
- a CDS encoding DNA topoisomerase I, which yields MHLIVTEKNIAARRIAAILAPKNPKKDRVSGVDVYRYEAVSSDGKKQETAVVGLSGHIVGIDFPKEYNNWQKVDAKALIDAEIVTTPINRKIVTALRSLGKEASRVTIATDYDREGELIGVEALNIIKKVNPDVPFDRVRYSAITPKAIEAAFSNPTDVDFNLADAGHSRQVIDLVWGAALTRYISLAAGRLGKMFLSVGRVQSPTLSLIVDREKERNIFVPTPYWEIHVELQNAEGETFSAQHSTRRFLDKKEAEKVFKKLGKQAKLKEIEKGKKTDQPPIPFNTTGFISAANSIGLSPANAMRIAESLYTNGYISYPRTDNTVYPDTLDLKAQIEIFRKGPFKEYANALLKKAELIPTRGKKETTDHPPIFPVSLAKEADLKEEEWKVYELVVRRFFATFAGPSEWETMRLKLDIQGEEFRANGARLVEPGWRWYYPYNAPEDRLFPKLHKGDSLKVIKKEMLDKETQPPGRYGQGKLINIMEDLGLGTKATRHEIISKLYSRAYIHGNPVQPTNTSFAVVDTLEKYSPTITKPDMTRLLEENMDRIAEGEIKEAEVLEESREMLKQVFSELDKNRDKIVESLQAGLREDKIIGICSGCGNELMIRRSKRGGRFIGCSNYPNCTFSLPLPKSGQIVVIDKMCETHGLHHIRIINSGKRPWDLGCPQCNFIEWQKTQEEEQAQQPKKERPKSIKDLEGVGKATAGKLEEAGITSVEALAEADPVELAKTIKISVKKVKNWQVSCNSTVERNGTVEDNGAVEDA from the coding sequence ATGCACCTTATCGTAACGGAAAAAAACATAGCAGCAAGGAGGATAGCTGCGATTCTGGCTCCAAAGAACCCGAAGAAGGATAGAGTCAGCGGAGTGGACGTATACCGGTACGAGGCCGTGTCCTCCGATGGGAAGAAGCAGGAGACTGCAGTAGTAGGATTGTCGGGCCATATTGTAGGGATAGATTTTCCCAAGGAGTACAATAACTGGCAGAAGGTGGATGCTAAAGCCCTTATTGATGCCGAGATCGTAACAACTCCTATTAACCGGAAGATTGTAACTGCCCTGAGAAGCCTGGGAAAAGAGGCAAGCAGGGTTACGATTGCCACTGACTACGACCGGGAAGGAGAACTGATAGGAGTCGAAGCACTCAATATTATAAAAAAGGTAAATCCAGATGTTCCTTTTGACCGGGTCCGCTACAGCGCAATAACCCCAAAAGCAATAGAAGCTGCTTTTTCAAACCCAACAGATGTAGATTTCAATCTCGCGGATGCAGGCCATTCAAGGCAGGTCATCGACCTTGTATGGGGTGCAGCCCTCACCCGTTACATTTCTCTTGCCGCAGGCAGGCTTGGGAAAATGTTCCTCTCGGTAGGCAGGGTACAGTCGCCTACGCTTTCTCTTATTGTTGACAGGGAAAAAGAAAGAAATATTTTTGTCCCGACTCCTTACTGGGAGATTCATGTCGAACTTCAAAATGCTGAAGGAGAGACTTTTTCAGCTCAGCACTCAACCCGCCGCTTTCTGGATAAAAAGGAGGCAGAAAAAGTCTTCAAGAAGCTAGGAAAACAGGCGAAATTAAAAGAAATTGAGAAAGGAAAAAAGACGGACCAGCCGCCGATTCCGTTCAATACAACAGGTTTCATAAGCGCAGCTAATTCAATAGGGCTCAGTCCCGCAAATGCAATGCGCATAGCCGAATCCCTTTACACTAACGGTTATATCTCATACCCGAGAACTGACAATACGGTTTATCCTGATACCCTTGATCTGAAAGCCCAGATTGAGATTTTCAGGAAGGGGCCTTTTAAAGAGTACGCAAACGCCTTGCTTAAAAAAGCCGAACTTATCCCCACGCGAGGCAAGAAAGAGACTACTGACCATCCACCGATTTTTCCGGTTTCCCTTGCAAAAGAAGCCGACTTAAAAGAGGAAGAATGGAAGGTTTATGAGCTTGTAGTCAGGCGGTTTTTTGCAACTTTCGCCGGACCGAGCGAATGGGAAACCATGCGTTTGAAACTTGATATTCAGGGGGAGGAATTCAGAGCAAACGGGGCAAGGCTTGTAGAGCCGGGCTGGAGATGGTACTATCCTTACAATGCGCCTGAAGACAGGCTCTTCCCCAAACTCCACAAAGGCGATTCCCTGAAAGTTATAAAGAAAGAGATGCTGGACAAAGAAACCCAGCCGCCGGGCCGCTACGGGCAGGGAAAACTTATTAATATTATGGAAGATCTGGGGCTTGGGACAAAAGCCACCAGGCACGAGATAATCAGCAAGCTTTATTCCAGGGCTTACATCCACGGAAATCCGGTACAGCCCACGAATACATCTTTTGCAGTAGTGGACACCCTTGAGAAATATTCCCCTACCATCACAAAGCCGGACATGACAAGGCTGCTTGAAGAAAACATGGACCGGATTGCCGAGGGCGAGATCAAAGAGGCTGAGGTGCTTGAGGAATCACGGGAGATGTTAAAGCAGGTCTTCTCGGAACTTGACAAAAACCGGGACAAAATCGTGGAATCCCTCCAGGCAGGTCTCAGGGAAGACAAGATTATAGGCATCTGCTCAGGCTGCGGAAACGAACTTATGATCCGGCGTTCGAAAAGAGGAGGCCGTTTTATAGGCTGCAGCAACTATCCAAACTGTACCTTTTCCCTTCCCCTGCCAAAAAGCGGACAGATCGTGGTTATTGACAAGATGTGTGAAACCCATGGCTTGCATCACATCCGCATAATCAATTCAGGTAAACGTCCCTGGGATCTCGGCTGCCCGCAGTGCAATTTCATAGAATGGCAAAAAACCCAGGAGGAAGAGCAGGCTCAGCAGCCGAAAAAAGAGCGCCCGAAATCAATCAAGGATCTCGAAGGCGTGGGAAAAGCCACAGCCGGGAAACTGGAAGAAGCCGGAATTACAAGCGTGGAAGCCCTGGCAGAAGCCGATCCTGTAGAACTTGCAAAAACAATAAAGATCAGCGTAAAGAAGGTTAAAAACTGGCAGGTCTCGTGCAACAGTACAGTTGAACGCAACGGTACAGTTGAGGACAACGGCGCAGTTGAGGACGCATGA